The Megalobrama amblycephala isolate DHTTF-2021 linkage group LG1, ASM1881202v1, whole genome shotgun sequence genome segment CCAGAACATATGTATACAATCTGCTGGCTGGCCTTTACAGCGAGGGCATGAGGGATCGACATTAGGAAAGATTTTCACCAACCTTGTCTTAGTCAAGTGTACTcttaaaactattttaagtTGAATCACGTTGTGCCTGGCACAAGGAGAGGAGGTATGAATTGAGTCAAGCACAGCCTTCCAATGATCATTTGTAAATTCCTCCCCGAAATCGTTCTCCCACGAACTCCTGACATCTTGCAAAGAATGTGGGGAGACATTGCTGATACAGTTATAGAGAGTAGAGATTAGGCCTTTACGTGAAGGGGGTAATGAGAGAATATGATCGATTGTATTGCTCGCTGGAAAGTCTGGAAAGGAGGATATATTTTTCTGGACAAAGTGTTTAATTTGGAGAAATCTAAAGAAGTGGGAAGGAGGTAAGTCAAATAATTGAGAGAGTTGGGCAAAAGACACAAACTTGCCATCTACATAGAGACTAGAGATAGAATTTATGCCCTTCGAGGCCCAAGTTCTAAAGGTCGAGTCTGTGAGAGAGGGGGGGAAACTATAATTATTCTTTATGGGAGAATACACCAACATTGTCTGCAACTTGAAGTGTCTTCTGAATTGAGACCAAATTCTAATAGAATGACAGACCACCGGGTTAGCACAAAATTGGCTTCGAGGTGGGGGGCGTGGGGCACAAAGCACGGCGCCCGGATCAAATGGGCTAGAGGCAATCTCCATCCGTATCCAGGCCCCATTCCCACTGTAGCCCCCCGCTCCCAACCAATGCAGCATTGTCTTTATATTGCATGCCcaataatagtaaataaaattGGGTAAAGGCTAGACCGGCCAACTTTTTAGGTTTTTGGAGGGCGCTTCTTTTGATTCTAGGCGGTTTGCCATTCCAAATAAAGGAGGATACATTACTCTCCAATAAACTGAAGAATGATTTTTTAATCAGAATGGGGATATTTTGGAAGAGGTACATAAATTTTGGtaatataatcattttaataagaTTAATTCGTCCTGCTAGGGACAGCGGGAGATTCATCCATCTAGCCAtatcttttttacatttttcaaacaaGATATTAAAATTTTTAGTGAAGAGGGAAGGAAAAGTTTGAGTAATCTCTACCCCGAGATACTTAAAGCCCTTGTTAACAATTCTAAATGGGAAATGTGATGCCGGTATTAAAGTGGCTGCATTGTTGAGAGGGAACATTtcacttttttcaaaattgatttTATAGCCGGAGAGGTTTCCGAATTGAGTCAGAATGTTGAGAATGGAAGGAACAGAGCCCAGTGGGTCTGAGACATATAAGAGGATGTCATCTGCATAAAGGGATGTTTTATGTAGAAGGCCCCAAGGCTCTATGCCCCGGAAGTCCTCAGATTGTCTAAGAGCAATGGCCAGTGGCTCGATGGCAATGGCAAAAAGTAAAGGAGATAAACTGCAACCTTGACGTGTGCCTCTGCCTAGAGAGAAGTACTCTGATTGCTGTCCATTAGTAATTACTGTGGCAGAAGGGTGAGAGTAGCAGAGTTTTATCCAGGAGATAAAGAAGTCTCCAAATCCGAATTTCCTTAAAGTTGCAAACAAATATTGCCATTCAACCCGATCGAACGCTTTTTCAGCGTCAAGAGATATAACAAATTCCGGAGAGCGGGATGGGGGGGAATAAACAATATTTAGGAGTCTTCTGAAATTTGAACTAGAGTGCCTATTTAGAATGAAGCCAGTTTGGTCTTCTGTGATAATATGTGGAATTACTGTTTCCAATCTAGCCGCCAAAACCTTAGATAGAATTTTATAATCCACGTTCAACAGGGAGATTGGGCGATAGGAGGAGCATTGAAGTGGATCTTTTCCCCCTTTGGGTAGCAAAGTAATTGCGGCTTGTCGCAGGGTAGGTGGGAGCTGCCCGGATGATAGAGATTCATTAAACATAGTCTGGAGCAGAGGGCATAGCATAGGTGcaaattttttgtaaaattcgGAGGAATACCCATCCGGACCAGGTGCTTTGTTGCTTTTAAGAGAGTTGATAGCTTTTAGAATCTCTATATTGGAGATTGCACCTTCCAGTAGTGGTTTTTGTTCAGATGAAATAGAGGGAAAGTGAAGGTTTTCAAGGAACTGATTGAGCTGAGAAGGGTTACCCTCACATTCGGAGCTATATAATTTACtgtaatattgtttaaaaatattattaatttccaGGTAGTCTGTTCTGGTCTCCCCCGTTTGATCATAAATCTTGGGAATAAGGTGAGATGATTGGGCCTGGCGAGCTTGTTGGGCAAGTAGCCTGCCAGCCTTATCCCCGGATTCATAAAGTTTAGATCTCACTTTAGTAAGTAAATAAGATGCCTTATCTGTGGAGAGTAAATCATATTCTGTCTGTAATCGGAGTCTCTCTTTGAAAAGTGTTGGGGATGGAGAGGAGGAGTATTGATTATCAATCTCTGCAATAGCTCGTGAGATATCCTTGAATTTTGAGtctcttgttttttttgtcctagAAGAGTATTCAATTATTTGTCCCTCGTAAATAGGCCTTGAGAGTTTCCCAAAAGGTAGAATGGAGAGATGTCTGGGGAGGTATTAGTttcaataaaaaagttaatttggGAGGAAACATGATTTACAAATTGTTTATCAGCAATGAGGAGGGGGTTAAGCCTCCAATTGCGGGATGGTCTAAGACAGTGAGGGGTTGAACCTTGTTTGATGATCTGTCTAGTACAGTGTTGAATACACAGTTAAAGTCCCCCCCTATTATTAACTTATAGTTATTGTCACAGGGGATAGCGGAgaataatttgttaaaaaagTTGTAATCATCATAGTTAGGAGCGTAcacattaatcaaaataacaagATTGGTGAATAGTCTGCCTTTTACAATGACGAATCTTCCATTTTTATCAGCAATCACTTCTTCAGCTTGAAAGGGAATGTCCTTATGAACAAGGATTGCTGTCCCTCTGGCCTTAAAATTAAATTTGGAGTGGAACACTTGCCCAACCCAGCCCCTTTTAAGATAGTTGATATGGTCATTCTTAAGGTGGGTTTCCTGTAAAAAGGCTATGTCTGATTTTAGTTGTTGTAGGTAGGATGTTATTTTTTGCCTTTTCAACCAGGTATTCATCCCCTTGGTGTTTAGAGAAACAAAATGAATGGGCCGATTTTGGTTGGAACTAGTTTTGGATGTCCTCATTCACTAAATTATGGGGGTGTAAATAAAGTGCGGCCGCATAAGCAGGGAAGGggaacgaaaaaaaaaaaaaaaaaaaaaaaaacgtctggAAGGGGACAGGGAACATGAAAAGAACTCAAAGCTACCAGCTTAAAGAACACCAAACTTACACTAGAACTCTGTTTTACAAAGAAACAATGCAGTTAAGACTATTACATATTCTAACATGTTTGTGCAAAGACGCTATGTgacaaatataaacaattagAACAACTGAGAGCTGTAGCCCTCAACATAAGTGAATATTTATGTGAGGTAGACAGAACAGCTATAGCATTTGGAGGAAAATGCAACGGGAGAACAGGGAACTTGTCCAGGGACCTTCATTTCCGTATGCCAATGCTAGAGTTTGTGTCTGAGTGTGCGTGCAAACGCGCAGAAATGGGGCATATACGAACGCGAGCGCGGTTGTAGGGAAGCGCGTCCACCTCAGTAATCCATCATGTAAATCAGGGAATGGTTGATTTCCGGATTAGACAACGCAGAGTGATGAAAACACAAAGCTCTCCAGCATCAGGAAGTCCACCTTTAACTCAGAGAAATTCTAACGGCGTCAAAATTAGTGTTTCACGAAGTGGAGGAAGTAGAAGGAATACCTGGCCGATTATTTTGCAGAAAGGCTGAAACTTCTTCAGGGGAGGCGAAAGTTACTTTCTGACCGTTTTTGTCAGTGACTTGAAGTTTGGCAGGAAAAAACATCCGATATGCTAATCCAGCGTTTCTCAGCTGCGATTTCACTGTATAGTACGCTGTTCTTTTCTTGGAAACCTCCGCGCTGTAGTCGGGGTAGATGTGTACCTCAGAGCCGCGAAAGGAGAGGGGCCCAGTCTCTCTAGCCAGTTTCAGGATGCGCTCTTTGTCCTGGTAACGGTGAATCCTGTGCAATGAAAGGGCGCGGTGGGTCATCCTGTTTCCTGCGAGAAAAGGCTACTCTGTGCGCCCTGTCAACGGATGGAGGTGAGGAAAAAGCTTCCTCGCCAAAAATTTCAGCCAAGAATACCTCCATGAAAGCTGTAGGCTGCGATCCCTCAACTTTTTCAGGTAAGCCGGTTACCCGGATATTATTGCGCCTCGATCTATTTTCAAGATCGTCTGTCTTAAGTTTGAGGGCCTCGTTATCTTTGGACAGAGTCGCGCAGGTCGCTTCCAGGGTCAGCAGTCTGGATTCCATGTCGTTAAGTGACGTTTCCATCTGTTGGATGGTCTGGTCGTGCCTATCAATCGTTGCTCGGTCAGCAGAAAGTTGAACAGACAATTTGGTTATAATGCGGTCCTCCATTGAGTTGAGGAGTTTTTCCATGTCAGCCAGGGTTAGCGGCGTGTTATTAGCAGCATGCGGTTCATTTTGATTAGCCTGCGAACCGGCATCGTGATTATCATCAGGTGAGCCCTCTGCGGGTTGGTTTTGCTTTTTGGTCGGTTTCCCCATGATTAATATGCATTCACACAGGCTTGCTCAAGTTGACTGTAATAATAATGCGTGTAATAGTCAAATTTAGAGAGGATTTCAACAGAGCTCTCCCAGCTTGCGACCTACCACAACATCGCCCAAACCGGAAGTCATTATGATCATTTTTGACAGAAATGGTTTCTATGAACTTCAACTTTTAATATGGAAAACACATTATATGTTTAAACTTTTGTAGCACATGCAATAAGGCTTGTTTTTCTCTTGTTATATGAGATGTAATAATTACCCAATAAACGTTTTAGATCACAGATTCTGTGTCGATaataaacagcagcagcagcagcagaaaacACCAACAGAACGACAACAACTATTCCTGCTTTAGCACCTGGAGACAGAACTGGATCTGGAACAGCTAAAGacagtcattagtgtgaatgagtctgatctataacaaactcTATAAACATCAACTCTATAACCTGACAGTATGACATCACTGTACATTCATTTATAGTTCATAATTTGAGCCCTATAATGTGACATCATCTGAATTATTCAGTCATTACTTTACAACTAAAGTTTCTCACCAATGATGGTGAAAATTAACAGGTTTGTAAATATTAACTCTAGTGGAATGAAACCAAACAAGATATCGTACTGTACTGTGTGTGAAATGTTCAGTTTCTGTTCTGAGTATCAGTCATGTGATCACCTGGGCCAATCACAGCTGAGATTACATTCAGATCAACAGCATGACCGTGATCCTGTGATACTGTTATGAAGAACAAACTTGAAAACAACTTATTCAAATAATAAAAGTGTCCTCACCTGAGACAGTCACATTGAATCTCTTATATGAGAGCCCATCATTGAGATTGATCTGTGCTTCATAAAGTCCAGAGTCTGTGACTCTCGTGTTgttgatggtcagagatccagtctgattatccagcttcagtctgtctctgaatctctcatcaTCAGGATATGAGGTCTCGTCATTTTTATACATTACAGCAATGACATCATCTCGAAACATCCACAGTATCTTATTAATTTTATGTTTGTCAGTAACACCAGTGTCTAGAGTAACAGAATCTCCCTTCTTCACTGACTCTCTCTTCACTCCATCTTCATCAGCTCCAAACactgcagaacaaacacaaacagtcaATCTGAGATTAAACTCAGAAACACTGCTGGTAATGTGATAGTGAACACATAATTGAACACATAATTTACTCTTGTCCAGTAAACACAATCTGAACTCTTCAGCTGTAAATAAAGAACAGACAAGCTTACTGAAAGTAAGTAATGAGAGGAGATCTCCTGTGTCTGATCTAGAATCTAcagatttacatttattcatttatcagaCACTTTTATTCAAAGTTACTCTTACAGAGACGTGCTGCGATTTAATGATACACAGATGTTTCAGAAAGAACCAAAAGGGTAGAATGGAGTAGGTTTTGTGCaactttgtttttatatttcatttttaccaCAATCGTTGCCAGTAATTACAGACCGGGAAAGAAATTTTGTTCATGCACTGAAAATAAAGTTCATCATCCTTTTTTTGTGTCATCCTTGTTGtttctttgaaaaaaatgtagaaataaaACCAACTAAATTCCCAGTAGTGatgtacagtggcatgaaaaagtatgtgaaccacttgcagaatctgtgaaaatgtgaataattttaataaaataagagcgatcatacaaaatgcatgttattttttatttagtactgttctgagtaaaatattttacataaaatatgtttgtgtttagttcacaagacaaaacaatagctgaatttattaaaatggccccATTCATAAGtgtgtgaaccattgattctcaatactgtgtgtgatcacctgatgatccacgactgtttgtgtgttttgtgatggttgttcatgagtctcttgtttgtcctgagcagttaaactgagctctgttcttcagaaaaatcctccagctcctgcagattcttcagttttcaagcatcttctgcatatctGAAccatttccagcagtgactgaatgattttgagatccgtcttttcacactgaggacaattgagggactcaaacacaactattaaaaaaggttcaaacattcactgatgctccagaaggaaagaAGACGCATTAAGAgtcagggggtgaaaacttttgaattcaaatatcaaggtaaattgtacttttgTACaaatatcttctgttgcttccgaagggcagtactaaatgaaaaacaacgatatttaaatataataagaaaaattgtgaaatcttcatcctgttcaaaagttttcaccccttcGACTCTTAATgcgtcgtgtttccttctggaacatcagtgaatgtttgaaccttttttaatagttgtgtttgagtccctcaattgtcctcagtgtgaaaagacggatctcaaaatcattcagtcactgctggaaagggttcaaatatgcaaaagatggtgggaaactgaagaatctgcaggagctggaggattttttctgaagaacagagctcagtttaactgctcaggacaaacaataGACTCATGAataaccatcacaaaacaaaaaaacagtcgtagatcatttacatttacatttagtcatttagcagacgcttttatccaaagcgacttacaaatgagaatagtaTTCTGTATCAGTTGAAGAGgcttgacagtgcatgctggaaggccagccaagagatcattacaatagtccagtctggatagaacaagagcttggacaagaatttgtgtggaatgctccgataggaagggtctaatcttcctgaggcaaggcaaatctgcaggaccgggCCGTTGTAGCAACATGAAGCTTAAAGAATCATCCATCACCactccaaggttcctggctgtcctggaagGAGTGATGGTTGACGACCCAAGTTGAATTGAAAGGTTGTGATGAAGTGTTGGGTTGGCACCGATCACAAGCAGTTCTGTTTTTGCAAGGTTGAGTTGaaggtggtggtccttcatccaggCAGAAATGGCTGTCAGGCAGGCTGCAATACGACCAGCAACCgtcggatcatctggttggaatgagaggtagagttgtgtgtcatcagcgtAATAGTGATAGGAGAAACCATGAtcctgaatgacagatcctagtgatgacgtgtagatggagaagagaagtggtccaagcactgagccctgaggtaccccagtagcaagatgatgtgacttggacacctcacctctccaagataccctgaaggacctacctgagaggtaagacttgaaccactggagtgCGGTTCCCGAGATGCCCTTCGACATGAGTgttgacaggaggatctggtggttaattgtgtcaaaagcagcagacagatccAGCAAGATGAGTACTGATGATTGTGAAGTCACTCGTGCCAGTCTCAGGGCTTCAGTGACTGAGAGCAGGGCAGTCTCAgttgagtggccactcttgaaaccagacTGGTGGTTGTCAAGGAGGTTGTTCTGTGTGAGATAAGTAGACAGTTGGTTGAATACAACTCTCTCCAGTGTCTTCGCAATGAAAGGAAGAAGGGATACTGGTCTGTAGTTTTCTAAAAGTGCTGGATTCAGAGtgggtttcttaagcagtggggtaatcctagcctgcttaaaagCTGTGGGAAATGTTCCAGTGTGAAGGGAAGAATTGATAatgtgagtgagtgcaggtaGAATTGAGGAGGAGATGGCCTGAAGAAGATGAGTGGGGATAGGGTCTAGCGGACAGGTAGTAGGGTGATTAGAGAGGATGAGTTTTGAAACATCTGCCTCCGAAAGCATGGAGAAGGAGGGGAGAATTTCTGTGGTTTCCGTTAAGATGTTATTGTCAGTGTTTGGTGTGGAGAATTGGCTGCTGAtggttgttattttatgtgtgaagAATGTGGCAAAGTCATCAGCTGTAAGAGTTGATGAGGAAGGGAGGGAGGGGAAGAGGGCAAAGAAGAGAAGAAAAGGTTTTGAAAAGTGTTCGGGAATCAGTCGAATTATTAATTTTAGTGAGATAGTATGTGGTTTTAGCATTGGAGACATTAGtagagaaagaagaaaggaGTGACTGATATAAGCTAAGGTCAGTAGGATCTTTAGATTTGCgccacttcctctctgcagccctgagtcTCGATCGATGCTCACGGAGAACATCAGAGAGCCAGGGGACAGCGGAGGTGGCGCGGGCTGGTCTGGTTAAAAGGGGGCAGAAATCATCTAAGCAAGATGTTTGAGTGGTGCAGAGAGTGTCAGTAGCAGTGTTAGTGTCCAGTGATGAGAACTGGTTAGGGTGAGGAAGTGTGGATGAGACCAGAGAGGATAGGCGGGATGGTGAGAGGGAGCATAGGTTTTGCCGAAAAGTAACGTGGTGGAGTGAGAGTTGGATTAGGGGTCAGGTTGAGATTAAAAGTGATGAGAAAGTGGTCTGAGGTGTGTAGTGGAGTAACCAGTGCATTGTCAGTGGAGCCACAGCGTGTGTAGATGAGGTCCAATTGGTTGCCTGATTTGTGGGTAGCTGAGGTAGCCACTCGCTTGAGATCAAATGAGGCAAGCAGAGTGTGGAAGTCAGCAGCCTGAGGTTTGTCTAGATTAGGGTGACCACCCGTCCCGGTTTGCGTTGCACTGCACAGCATTTTAACTCCTTGTCCCGCACGTCGCATATTGAGAAAATGTCCCACATTTTCATCAGTCTGTTCCATAGACTGTGGTCTGTTCCGACGAGCATACAGCAGCCTGCTGGAGCAATTGTGtagtgatcatgttctccaacAGAGGGGCTGTGCAGCTACACTTGGTCGCGCGCGCGCCGCTACTTCATGAGGAACGTAATCTGGATCTGGACCAGAGCAAAGCGCCATTATcgtcaaatatcaaaataaacatcgTTATCAGTTTCAAGGTTAGTAACATACTAACTATTCAaactgtttgtatgttttattaCTGGGCCTCAACAGGGTGCGAGattgttttgcacaattttaaacGTCCACAAAAGTTCCGCAGTCATAACGCAGCAATTTCCACACACACGTCTTAACTACCTTAAGGTACACtcagatatgaataaataaaaaataaaataatacacatactttttgcttaaaataagtctaaaatgcaaaataatagttaAAATTAGCTAAAAGTTGAAACAGTTGTAGCCTAATTTCTGTACAGTAGCTAAAAACAGcatgtgaaaattaaaatattaaattcaataatgttaaaacatatttgttaaatattataataatataatataataatcttcTTATAggcttatttatgttttatttttgaaatgtaatatgtttttgtaaattCATACGAATGTTAGGCTATAACAGTATTGTTTGGAACTGCTTTTACAGTGGTTACTATTAATcgtgtaaaagttttttttggtTGTATTTAAACCAGagcaaa includes the following:
- the LOC125262818 gene encoding uncharacterized protein LOC125262818 isoform X1, producing MNKCKSVDSRSDTGDLLSLLTFSKLVCSLFTAEEFRLCLLDKSKLCVQLCVHYHITSSVSEFNLRLTVCVCSAVFGADEDGVKRESVKKGDSVTLDTGVTDKHKINKILWMFRDDVIAVMYKNDETSYPDDERFRDRLKLDNQTGSLTINNTRVTDSGLYEAQINLNDGLSYKRFNVTVSAVPDPVLSPGAKAGIVVVVLLVFSAAAAAVYYRHRICDLKRLLEAEVSERQSETGVKHV
- the LOC125262818 gene encoding uncharacterized protein LOC125262818 isoform X2, with product MNKCKSVDSRSDTGDLLSLLTFSKLVCSLFTAEEFRLCLLDKSKLCVQLCVHYHITSSVSEFNLRLTVCVCSAVFGADEDGVKRESVKKGDSVTLDTGVTDKHKINKILWMFRDDVIAVMYKNDETSYPDDERFRDRLKLDNQTGSLTINNTRVTDSGLYEAQINLNDGLSYKRFNVTVSAVPDPVLSPGAKAGIVVVVLLVFSAAAAAVYYRHRICDLKRLLAEVSERQSETGVKHV
- the LOC125262818 gene encoding uncharacterized protein LOC125262818 isoform X3, giving the protein MNKCKSVDSRSDTGDLLSLLTFSKLVCSLFTAEEFRLCLLDKSKLCVQLCVHYHITSSVSEFNLRLTVCVCSAVFGADEDGVKRESVKKGDSVTLDTGVTDKHKINKILWMFRDDVIAVMYKNDETSYPDDERFRDRLKLDNQTGSLTINNTRVTDSGLYEAQINLNDGLSYKRFNVTVSEAEVSERQSETGVKHV